A single genomic interval of Streptomyces graminofaciens harbors:
- a CDS encoding HelD family protein — protein MTPSDADLAADLRLTLAHERAHHDSCRAALAAMVEGAQEQVVVGEDVSASGADAEVLGYQLRSRAKEMRELPEGPLFFGRLDFGADAGRDHGGQSYHLGRLRITEEPSAPPLVVDWRAPVSRAFYQASARDPQGVAVRRRFGWAPGSRGDSADLTGLEDEHLGGPLDGTGPLDGTGPLGGTGPLGGTGPLGGTGPLGEPGPLGERGQPGQPGSILTAEIERPRLGPMRDIAATIQPEQDDLVRAELAASVCVQGAPGTGKTAVGLHRAAYLLYTHPQRIRRGGLLILGPNRTFLSYIAEVLPALGETGVRQSTVMDEIARQPVTAEDDERAAAVKHDPRMAEVLRRALYGNITADFPDALVVADGSYRWRVPAEALRRIVEGVRAEEPPYGIGRERVRTRAVGLVRQQAERRAGPRSAAWLRRISGCRPVGAYVDAVWPRVRPEEVVARLLGDPEALAEAADGILDADEQKAVGWARPPRSYRSACWSAADLVLLDEVAGLIEHPQGYGHVVIDEAQDLSPMECRAIARRAAFGSVTVLGDLAQGTTPWAARDWPALLDHLGKPDAAVIPLTIGFRVPAAIVGLTNRLLEQLGVDVPAARSLRADGELRMRPVGAGDDVLAEATAAVRDALTHEGSIGVIAADADVVPLRAALGAAGIPTAGPDELGARVAVLGASVAKGLEYDHVVAVEPAAIVAAEPRGLHRLYVVLTRAVSRLDVVHGRDVPWDLAWDVPR, from the coding sequence ATGACACCCTCTGACGCCGACCTCGCCGCCGATCTCCGTCTCACCCTCGCCCACGAGCGCGCCCATCACGACAGCTGCCGGGCCGCCCTCGCCGCCATGGTGGAGGGGGCGCAGGAGCAGGTGGTCGTCGGGGAGGACGTCTCCGCGTCCGGTGCCGACGCCGAGGTGCTCGGGTACCAGCTGCGCAGCCGCGCCAAGGAGATGCGCGAGTTGCCGGAGGGGCCGTTGTTCTTCGGCCGCCTCGACTTCGGGGCGGATGCGGGCCGGGACCACGGCGGGCAGAGCTATCACCTCGGCCGGCTGCGGATCACCGAGGAGCCGTCCGCGCCGCCCCTCGTCGTGGACTGGCGGGCCCCGGTGTCCCGTGCCTTCTACCAGGCGAGCGCCCGCGATCCCCAGGGCGTGGCCGTCCGCCGCCGCTTCGGCTGGGCGCCGGGGAGCCGGGGGGACTCCGCCGACCTGACAGGGTTGGAGGACGAGCATCTGGGCGGCCCCCTTGACGGGACCGGACCTCTTGACGGGACCGGGCCTCTTGGCGGGACCGGACCTCTTGGCGGGACCGGACCTCTCGGCGGGACCGGACCTCTCGGCGAGCCCGGACCTCTCGGCGAGCGCGGGCAGCCCGGGCAGCCCGGCTCGATCCTCACCGCCGAGATCGAGCGCCCCCGCCTCGGCCCCATGCGGGACATCGCCGCCACCATCCAGCCCGAGCAGGACGACCTCGTCCGCGCGGAGCTGGCCGCCTCCGTCTGCGTCCAGGGCGCCCCGGGCACCGGCAAGACAGCCGTCGGCCTGCATCGCGCCGCGTACCTGCTCTACACCCACCCGCAGCGCATCCGCCGCGGCGGTCTGCTGATCCTCGGCCCCAACCGCACCTTCCTCTCGTACATCGCCGAGGTCCTCCCCGCGCTCGGCGAGACCGGCGTACGGCAGTCGACGGTCATGGACGAGATCGCCCGGCAGCCGGTCACCGCGGAGGACGACGAGCGGGCCGCCGCCGTCAAGCACGACCCCCGTATGGCGGAGGTGCTCCGCCGGGCCCTGTACGGCAACATCACGGCCGACTTCCCGGACGCCCTCGTCGTGGCGGACGGTTCGTACCGCTGGCGGGTACCGGCCGAGGCACTGCGGCGGATCGTGGAGGGTGTACGGGCCGAGGAGCCGCCGTACGGCATCGGGCGGGAGCGGGTACGGACGCGGGCCGTGGGCCTGGTGCGGCAGCAGGCGGAACGGCGGGCAGGGCCGCGCTCCGCCGCCTGGCTGCGCCGGATCTCCGGGTGCCGACCGGTCGGCGCGTACGTCGACGCCGTATGGCCGCGAGTCCGGCCGGAGGAAGTCGTGGCGCGGCTGCTCGGCGACCCCGAGGCGCTCGCCGAGGCCGCGGACGGCATCCTCGACGCGGACGAACAGAAGGCGGTCGGGTGGGCGAGGCCGCCGCGTTCGTACCGGTCGGCGTGCTGGTCGGCCGCCGACCTCGTCCTCCTCGACGAGGTCGCCGGGCTCATCGAACACCCGCAGGGTTATGGCCATGTCGTCATCGACGAGGCGCAGGACCTCTCCCCGATGGAGTGCCGCGCGATCGCCCGCCGGGCGGCCTTCGGTTCGGTGACGGTCCTCGGGGATCTGGCGCAGGGCACGACCCCGTGGGCGGCCCGCGACTGGCCCGCCCTCCTCGACCACCTGGGCAAACCGGACGCCGCCGTCATTCCCCTGACGATCGGCTTCCGGGTGCCGGCCGCGATCGTGGGGCTCACGAACCGGCTCCTGGAGCAGCTGGGGGTGGACGTACCGGCGGCACGGTCCCTGCGGGCGGACGGCGAGTTGAGGATGCGGCCGGTGGGGGCGGGCGACGACGTCCTCGCGGAGGCGACCGCCGCCGTGCGTGACGCGCTCACGCACGAGGGGTCCATCGGCGTCATCGCGGCCGACGCCGATGTCGTACCGCTGCGGGCGGCGCTCGGCGCGGCCGGCATCCCGACGGCCGGACCGGACGAACTCGGCGCGCGGGTCGCGGTGCTGGGCGCGAGCGTGGCGAAGGGGCTTGAGTACGACCACGTCGTGGCCGTGGAACCGGCGGCGATCGTGGCGGCCGAGCCGCGCGGGTTGCACCGGTTGTATGTGGTGCTCACGCGGGCGGTGTCGCGGCTGGATGTGGTGCATGGGCGGGACGTGCCGTGGGACTTGGCGTGGGACGTGCCGCGGTGA
- a CDS encoding phosphotransferase has translation MPRASPRSDQLGAPPVPRPPLGERLRSAGPDDPLKEFVLRATESGVAGAGHHNRNYVLPLSASVADHVGRAAGTSVIVRIRRAEALPVVIRTWNDEAEILKALRGTLPHVPECLVSRPDFAIHSYAEGVPLSSVCPPGQPVADSVIKALTGLLARMSQVRKEALPPLPASWPRDDKDSRGFLRTLAELAERQIRQPNWAAYGGLFAALGIPEDALARLAARVPAMARRPYGLLHADLHRDNVIVSYLGQPPLICVDWELATYGDPLHDLATHLVRMRYPQRQWDDVMHAWAQAMQTIRPAAVNGLGKDLRHYVAFERAQSVFPDVMRAARSLESSRDRNSLDEATAAVRAALEAAREPLGLAAVPDTAEVERVLYRWQASWRGRHSGGRLVVGWRPDKRLVEHPDFPHPAVLAALIAEGAAPAGRVFKGTAHLNSVVRVPGIDFPVVVRRRATSVCRREPSFLSEHAVLRAIELSGAQVAVPKVLALGESYHQDPFAVHTYVGAADDDRPPSHPVNGLRPHEADGLVDQLCALTEVDYAELDPAVMGELDFYPWLVEQLALLVAELPKESQQLARVLGLPDADRLRQILGRHRMTRRRSSLLHGDLNPWNLVRRDDRFALTVIDWEMAMIGDPLYDLVRHMHLTPTRPEIRDRMFRRWVSGLPSTRTKDWERDWLVYRRIEIVRSAYIDLDRLVTGASLDAPNVRRAVDSYAMTLAAATASLGLPVRSTENPYLALALPQGERGGAGEAGVPVGR, from the coding sequence ATGCCTCGCGCAAGCCCCAGGAGCGACCAGTTGGGTGCACCTCCTGTTCCCCGTCCTCCGCTCGGGGAACGTCTCCGCAGTGCCGGGCCCGACGACCCTCTCAAGGAGTTCGTGCTCAGGGCCACGGAGAGCGGTGTGGCGGGCGCCGGACATCACAACCGGAACTACGTACTGCCCCTGTCGGCCTCGGTGGCGGATCACGTCGGCCGTGCCGCGGGGACTTCCGTGATCGTGCGGATCCGGCGCGCCGAGGCCCTGCCGGTCGTCATCAGGACCTGGAACGACGAGGCGGAGATTCTGAAGGCCCTGCGGGGGACTCTGCCGCATGTGCCGGAATGCCTGGTCTCCCGTCCGGATTTCGCCATCCACAGTTATGCGGAAGGGGTGCCGCTCTCCAGCGTGTGCCCTCCCGGGCAACCCGTGGCCGACTCGGTGATCAAGGCGCTCACCGGGCTGCTGGCCCGGATGTCGCAGGTGCGCAAGGAGGCGCTGCCGCCGTTGCCGGCGAGCTGGCCGCGTGACGACAAGGACAGCCGGGGCTTTCTGCGGACACTGGCCGAGTTGGCCGAACGTCAGATCCGTCAGCCCAACTGGGCCGCCTACGGTGGACTGTTCGCCGCCCTGGGGATCCCCGAGGACGCGCTGGCCCGCCTCGCCGCACGGGTGCCGGCCATGGCCCGTCGGCCGTACGGCCTGCTGCACGCGGACCTCCACCGGGACAACGTGATCGTCAGCTATCTCGGGCAACCCCCCCTGATCTGCGTCGACTGGGAGCTGGCGACCTACGGCGACCCGCTGCACGATCTGGCCACCCATCTGGTCCGGATGCGCTATCCGCAGCGGCAGTGGGACGACGTGATGCACGCCTGGGCGCAGGCCATGCAGACGATCAGGCCCGCGGCGGTCAACGGCCTGGGCAAGGACCTGCGGCACTACGTCGCCTTCGAGCGGGCCCAGTCGGTGTTCCCCGATGTGATGCGTGCCGCGCGGTCCCTGGAGAGCTCGCGCGACCGCAACAGCCTCGACGAGGCGACGGCCGCCGTACGCGCCGCGCTGGAAGCGGCTCGGGAACCGCTCGGGCTGGCGGCCGTCCCGGACACGGCCGAGGTCGAGCGGGTCCTGTACCGCTGGCAGGCGTCCTGGCGCGGGCGTCACTCCGGGGGGCGGCTCGTCGTCGGGTGGCGGCCGGACAAGCGGCTCGTCGAGCACCCGGACTTCCCCCATCCGGCGGTGCTCGCGGCCCTGATCGCGGAGGGCGCCGCCCCCGCCGGCCGGGTCTTCAAGGGCACGGCGCACCTCAACTCCGTCGTACGGGTGCCCGGCATCGACTTTCCCGTCGTGGTGCGCCGCAGGGCGACGTCCGTCTGCCGCCGCGAGCCCAGTTTCCTCAGCGAGCACGCCGTGCTGCGGGCCATCGAGCTGTCCGGCGCGCAGGTGGCCGTACCGAAGGTGCTGGCCTTGGGGGAGAGCTACCACCAGGACCCGTTCGCCGTGCACACCTATGTAGGCGCGGCCGACGACGACCGGCCGCCGAGCCATCCCGTGAACGGCCTGCGGCCACACGAGGCGGACGGGCTGGTGGACCAGCTCTGCGCCCTGACCGAGGTCGACTACGCCGAGCTGGATCCGGCGGTCATGGGCGAGCTGGACTTCTACCCGTGGCTGGTGGAGCAACTGGCCCTGCTGGTCGCGGAGTTGCCCAAGGAGTCCCAGCAGTTGGCGCGGGTGCTGGGCCTGCCCGACGCCGACCGCCTCCGGCAGATCCTGGGCAGACACCGGATGACGAGGAGACGTTCGTCCCTGCTGCACGGCGACCTGAACCCCTGGAACCTCGTACGCCGTGACGACCGGTTCGCCCTCACCGTCATCGACTGGGAGATGGCGATGATCGGCGACCCGCTGTACGACCTCGTTCGGCACATGCACCTCACGCCCACCCGGCCGGAGATCCGCGACCGGATGTTCCGCCGCTGGGTGAGCGGCCTGCCCTCCACGCGCACCAAGGACTGGGAACGCGACTGGCTCGTCTACCGCAGGATCGAGATCGTCCGCTCGGCGTACATCGACCTGGACCGGCTGGTGACCGGGGCGAGTCTCGACGCGCCCAATGTGCGCCGGGCGGTGGACTCGTACGCGATGACGCTGGCGGCCGCCACGGCCTCGCTCGGCCTGCCGGTCCGTTCCACGGAGAACCCGTATCTGGCTCTGGCGCTGCCGCAGGGGGAGCGGGGCGGCGCGGGGGAGGCCGGGGTGCCGGTCGGTCGGTGA
- a CDS encoding winged helix-turn-helix domain-containing protein, whose protein sequence is MVVTQENVAVNGDRRLSAQEIADTLRARIRSGDLRAGERLPTQAELAREFGVERGTVRQALSVLADEGRLSNVTKGSPPRVAEATRTPSHEPQPTMVGLAPRLADAFAAPHVKVDAACLTAETLMLALGEPVRLIHEGTIRPESIDVRILLPSRKINLAFPVPVEGRGEARGEDEDPVHKRWLDQRNAQIRVLRHNLQSLHTSHGLDVRVTFRALPFTPPVKLYLLNGTEALIAYYMLMKREEQMEGGPLEMYDAFGSKSLLFSFEKQSGRRDAAFVEQSQQWFDALWETITTDLTLS, encoded by the coding sequence TTGGTCGTGACCCAGGAGAACGTTGCAGTGAACGGCGACAGAAGGCTCTCGGCCCAGGAGATCGCCGACACCCTGCGGGCCCGCATCCGCAGCGGCGACCTGAGAGCCGGCGAACGCCTGCCCACCCAGGCCGAGCTGGCCCGGGAGTTCGGCGTGGAGCGGGGCACGGTCCGCCAGGCCCTGAGCGTGCTGGCGGACGAGGGCCGGCTGAGCAACGTCACCAAGGGCAGCCCGCCGAGGGTCGCGGAGGCCACGCGCACCCCCTCCCATGAGCCCCAGCCGACCATGGTGGGCCTCGCCCCCCGCCTGGCCGATGCCTTCGCCGCCCCGCATGTGAAGGTGGACGCGGCCTGTCTCACCGCCGAGACCCTGATGCTGGCCCTCGGCGAACCCGTACGCCTCATCCACGAGGGAACGATCCGCCCCGAGTCGATCGACGTCCGTATCCTGCTGCCCTCCCGGAAGATCAACCTGGCCTTCCCGGTACCGGTCGAGGGCCGGGGAGAGGCGCGCGGCGAGGACGAGGACCCCGTCCACAAGAGGTGGCTGGACCAGCGCAACGCCCAGATCCGTGTGCTGCGCCACAACCTCCAGTCCCTGCACACCTCCCACGGCCTGGACGTGCGCGTGACCTTCCGCGCCCTCCCCTTCACCCCGCCGGTGAAGCTGTACCTCCTCAACGGCACCGAGGCCCTGATCGCCTACTACATGCTCATGAAGCGCGAGGAGCAGATGGAGGGGGGTCCGCTGGAGATGTACGACGCCTTCGGCTCCAAGTCGCTGCTGTTCTCCTTCGAGAAGCAGTCCGGTCGCCGCGACGCCGCCTTCGTCGAACAGTCGCAGCAGTGGTTCGACGCCCTCTGGGAAACCATCACGACGGACCTGACACTCTCCTAG
- a CDS encoding HAD family hydrolase, which produces MTVETETLRELITPVRFVLWDLDGPICRLFAGLPARTAARELVELIEARGLNGVLTDEQRAAVDPHVQLLAVHRRHPGSDLALEMEKRLTRHELNAVPTAYPTAYADPLIRTWSTLARFALTTNNSPLAAARYIESRGLTGCFPYIYGRTQDLDLMKPNPHTLRQALNAMGADPTCTLMIGDAPTDFEAAEKAGISFLGYARNEKKREELMKARVRPGHIVNSLARVIEVLPQYGPLGVAN; this is translated from the coding sequence GTGACAGTAGAGACAGAAACCCTGCGAGAACTGATCACCCCTGTTCGCTTCGTGCTCTGGGACTTGGACGGGCCGATCTGCCGGTTGTTCGCGGGGCTGCCGGCGCGGACGGCGGCGCGAGAACTGGTCGAGCTGATCGAGGCGCGGGGGCTGAACGGCGTACTCACCGACGAGCAGCGGGCCGCTGTCGACCCGCATGTCCAGTTGCTCGCCGTCCATCGGCGGCATCCGGGGAGCGATCTGGCCCTGGAGATGGAGAAACGTCTCACCAGGCATGAGCTGAACGCGGTGCCCACGGCTTATCCGACCGCGTACGCCGATCCGCTCATCAGGACCTGGTCGACCCTGGCCAGGTTCGCCCTCACCACGAACAACTCCCCGCTCGCCGCAGCCCGTTACATAGAGTCGCGCGGCCTCACCGGCTGCTTTCCGTACATCTACGGCCGCACCCAGGACCTCGACCTGATGAAGCCGAACCCGCACACCCTCCGCCAGGCGCTCAACGCGATGGGCGCCGACCCGACGTGCACCCTGATGATCGGTGACGCGCCGACGGACTTCGAGGCGGCGGAGAAGGCCGGTATCTCCTTTTTGGGATATGCGCGCAATGAGAAGAAACGCGAGGAGTTGATGAAGGCGCGGGTGCGGCCCGGGCACATCGTGAACTCCCTGGCGAGGGTGATCGAAGTCCTCCCGCAATACGGCCCGCTCGGGGTTGCCAATTGA
- a CDS encoding FadR/GntR family transcriptional regulator, which translates to MCVERESTAVDGRKSAQLPRRPRTSHREVADVLRGRIRSGELRPGQRMPTQARLADEFGVERGAVRQALRILQSEHLLTNVSKGSPATVAPPLSGVPVSGPGAVPRPTTVELTPRIAAAFAAPHVEIDALCLTAVSLTLAVGEPLREIHAGRIKPARVDVRVLLPSRDIPLAFPSLVAAPADDRLRRRWLAQRNAQGQVLQNHLLALRTTHGIDVHVSFRALPFTPPVKLYLLNGSEALFAYYTVTRKETEVDSEQLEFYDAEGTQSMLFAFAQGQGQGPRDTTFVEQSQLWFNALWGTISSDLLLTS; encoded by the coding sequence TTGTGCGTGGAGCGGGAAAGCACGGCCGTCGACGGGCGGAAGTCGGCACAGCTGCCCCGAAGGCCCCGGACGTCACACCGTGAGGTGGCCGATGTGCTGCGCGGCCGGATCAGGTCCGGCGAGCTGCGGCCGGGTCAGCGCATGCCCACCCAGGCCCGGTTGGCCGACGAGTTCGGGGTGGAGCGGGGCGCCGTACGCCAGGCCCTGCGCATCCTGCAGTCGGAGCACCTGCTGACCAACGTTTCCAAGGGCAGCCCCGCGACCGTCGCCCCACCTCTGAGCGGCGTTCCGGTTTCCGGGCCGGGAGCCGTGCCGCGGCCGACGACGGTGGAGCTGACACCGCGGATCGCGGCGGCCTTCGCGGCCCCGCACGTGGAGATCGACGCGCTGTGCCTGACGGCGGTGTCCCTCACGCTCGCCGTGGGTGAGCCGTTGCGCGAGATTCACGCGGGGCGCATAAAACCGGCCAGGGTCGATGTCCGGGTCCTGCTGCCCAGCCGTGACATCCCGCTCGCCTTCCCGTCCCTGGTGGCCGCGCCGGCCGACGACCGCCTGCGCCGCCGCTGGCTCGCCCAGCGCAACGCGCAGGGCCAGGTGCTGCAGAACCACCTGCTGGCGTTACGGACCACGCACGGCATCGACGTCCATGTGTCGTTCCGCGCCCTGCCGTTCACCCCGCCGGTGAAGCTGTATCTGCTCAACGGCTCGGAGGCGCTGTTCGCGTACTACACCGTGACCCGCAAGGAGACGGAGGTCGACAGCGAACAGCTGGAGTTCTACGACGCCGAGGGCACCCAGTCCATGCTGTTCGCCTTCGCCCAGGGGCAGGGCCAGGGGCCGCGGGACACGACTTTCGTGGAGCAGTCCCAGCTGTGGTTCAACGCCCTGTGGGGGACCATCAGCTCGGACCTGCTGCTCACGAGCTGA
- a CDS encoding TetR/AcrR family transcriptional regulator — MSESGLRERKKRRTYETVSEIAIRLFLEKGFDAVSVAEIAAAAEISKPTLFRYFPAKEDLVLHGIADHETEAARVVAGRAAGESVVGALRDHFLDGLARRDPITGLNDDPGVLAFHGLLYGTPSLVARLYGFLERSEAALAEVLGGDLDARIAAGQLIAVRRVLAEENWRRVEAGERVEDVYGDAVAAARRVFGGLEGVVPPGRGEGAARQV; from the coding sequence ATGAGTGAGAGCGGCCTGCGTGAGCGCAAGAAGCGGCGGACGTACGAGACGGTGTCGGAGATCGCGATCCGACTGTTCCTCGAGAAGGGGTTCGACGCCGTTTCCGTCGCCGAGATCGCCGCCGCCGCCGAGATCTCCAAGCCGACCCTCTTCCGCTACTTCCCGGCGAAGGAGGACCTCGTGCTGCACGGGATCGCCGATCACGAGACGGAGGCGGCGCGGGTCGTCGCGGGGCGGGCGGCGGGGGAGTCGGTCGTGGGGGCGCTGCGTGACCACTTCCTGGACGGGCTGGCGCGCCGGGACCCGATCACCGGGCTGAACGACGACCCTGGCGTACTCGCCTTCCACGGGCTGCTCTACGGGACGCCGTCCTTGGTCGCGCGCCTGTACGGCTTCCTGGAGCGCTCCGAGGCCGCCCTCGCCGAGGTGCTCGGCGGCGACCTGGACGCGCGGATCGCCGCGGGTCAGCTCATCGCCGTACGGCGGGTGCTGGCGGAGGAGAACTGGCGGCGGGTTGAGGCGGGGGAGCGGGTGGAGGACGTGTACGGGGATGCCGTTGCCGCAGCCAGGAGGGTGTTCGGGGGGTTGGAGGGGGTTGTTCCGCCCGGTCGCGGTGAGGGGGCGGCTCGACAAGTGTGA